One genomic window of Variovorax sp. RA8 includes the following:
- a CDS encoding DNA-binding protein, whose protein sequence is METTSKFSTFPPLGGRGVQEAQVWEAADALVQEGLRPTIERVRQKIGSGSPNTVSPMLERWFATLGKRLDGRGANLAEGEAHQLPLAIVQAAKLFWETARREADQAQVQRAEAARREIELQREALAQKESDLSQREAAFEQARVALEEALASSRQAVAAIEAHMHTQQQESARLLSESEAEVRRLRKALDEALVSKEALREKAAMELATAQRDAKEAEQRHVAHERRMLADVDRERVAAKQAAADLAKEQKARSTEQEAARAAQAAAEQAIQAEKAAHREAAATWSKEQQEMRVELATLRERAAGAEQRAADLGERLRRQEEQAEREIARLHEEQATTAAALRQLEAGLAEKRAEGDGGKPQSGRTARSKKPSE, encoded by the coding sequence ATGGAAACCACCTCGAAATTCAGCACCTTCCCGCCGCTCGGTGGCCGCGGGGTTCAGGAGGCCCAGGTCTGGGAAGCGGCCGATGCGCTCGTGCAGGAAGGCCTGCGCCCAACCATCGAGCGCGTGCGGCAGAAGATTGGCAGCGGCTCGCCCAACACGGTGAGCCCCATGCTGGAGCGCTGGTTCGCCACGCTCGGCAAGCGGCTCGATGGCCGCGGCGCGAACCTGGCCGAGGGCGAGGCGCACCAGCTCCCGCTGGCCATCGTCCAGGCCGCCAAGCTGTTCTGGGAGACCGCGCGCCGGGAAGCTGACCAAGCGCAGGTCCAGCGCGCCGAAGCCGCCCGCCGCGAGATCGAACTGCAGCGCGAGGCGCTCGCCCAGAAGGAATCAGACCTCAGCCAGCGCGAGGCGGCCTTCGAGCAGGCCCGCGTCGCGCTCGAAGAGGCTTTGGCCTCCTCTCGGCAGGCGGTCGCGGCGATCGAGGCCCACATGCACACGCAACAGCAGGAATCGGCGCGACTCTTGAGCGAGTCCGAGGCCGAGGTGCGGCGCCTGCGCAAGGCCCTCGACGAGGCCTTGGTCAGCAAGGAAGCCTTGCGCGAGAAGGCTGCGATGGAGCTGGCCACGGCGCAGCGCGATGCCAAGGAAGCCGAGCAGCGCCACGTCGCGCACGAGCGGCGCATGCTGGCCGACGTGGACCGCGAGCGCGTGGCCGCGAAGCAGGCGGCCGCTGATCTCGCCAAGGAGCAGAAGGCGCGCTCGACCGAGCAGGAGGCCGCCCGTGCCGCCCAGGCTGCGGCAGAGCAGGCTATCCAGGCCGAGAAGGCTGCGCACCGCGAGGCGGCCGCCACCTGGTCGAAAGAGCAGCAGGAGATGCGAGTCGAGCTCGCAACCCTGCGCGAGCGGGCCGCCGGGGCAGAGCAGCGCGCCGCAGATCTGGGCGAGCGGCTGCGGCGCCAGGAAGAGCAGGCCGAGCGCGAGATCGCCCGGTTGCACGAAGAGCAAGCGACGACGGCAGCTGCGCTGCGCCAGCTCGAGGCAGGGCTGGCCGAGAAGCGGGCAGAGGGTGACGGCGGGAAGCCTCAGTCCGGCCGGACAGCGCGGAGCAAGAAGCCATCCGAATGA